Proteins co-encoded in one Brassica rapa cultivar Chiifu-401-42 chromosome A02, CAAS_Brap_v3.01, whole genome shotgun sequence genomic window:
- the LOC103854382 gene encoding glutathione S-transferase T3-like isoform X2, with product MDSSNQFSQTSNFVDLLNSQQDTDFPETYPYASFSHGSSQLPRQTSSFCEVSTTKRRERKKWTVTDDLVLISAWLNTSKDPVVGNEQKAGAFWQRIAVYFAASPKLERGETREPIQCKQRWQKMNDLVCKFCGAYAAATRQKTSGQNEADTVKLAHEIFYNDHKIKFNLHHAWEELRNDQKWCEIASSKLDGGGKKRKHDDGAQSESSQATSNLGASPTNRPPGVKAAKGAAGKRSLGDHQAVTHFQTMCSIKEKDLAVKEKDLAVKERVSKMSLLDSLISKKDSLSEAEEALKQKLLTEMLSI from the coding sequence ATGGATTCTAGTAATCAATTTAGTCAGACATCCAATTTTGTTGATCTGTTGAACAGTCAACAAGATACTGACTTTCCTGAAACCTATCCGTATGCAAGTTTCTCACATGGATCATCACAACTCCCGCGGCAAACTTCAAGCTTCTGTGAAGTCTCAACGACAAAGcgtagagaaagaaagaaatggaCAGTCACTGATGATCTTGTGCTCATTAGCGCTTGGCTAAACACAAGCAAAGACCCTGTGGTGGGCAATGAGCAAAAAGCAGGTGCATTCTGGCAGCGCATTGCAGTGTACTTTGCAGCAAGTCCGAAGTTGGAAAGAGGAGAAACCCGAGAGCCCATTCAGTGCAAGCAAAGGTGGCAGAAGATGAATGATCTTGTGTGTAAGTTTTGTGGGGCTTATGCCGCGGCAACAAGGCAGAAAACAAGTGGCCAGAACGAGGCTGATACTGTTAAACTGGCACACGAAATCTTCTACAATGATCACAAGATTAAATTTAATCTTCACCATGCTTGGGAGGAGCTCAGGAATGACCAGAAATGGTGTGAAATTGCTTCATCCAAGCTTGATGGAGGCGGAAAGAAGAGAAAGCATGACGATGGAGCACAATCTGAAAGCTCTCAAGCAACTTCCAATCTCGGAGCTTCACCAACGAACCGTCCTCCTGGTGTTAAGGCTGCGAAAGGAGCAGCTGGTAAGAGAAGTTTAGGGGATCACCAGGCTGTCACTCACTTTCAGACCATGTGTTCTATTAAGGAGAAAGATTTGGCGGTTAAGGAGAAAGATTTGGCGGTTAAGGAGAGAGTTTCGAAGATGTCTTTGCTTGACAGTCTCATTTCCAAAAAAGATTCACTTTCTGAAGCTGAAGAAGCTCTAAAGCAGAAGTTACTAACGGAGATGCTCAGTATTTAG
- the LOC103854382 gene encoding uncharacterized protein LOC103854382 isoform X1: MNKSLFMRIVHRLSNEVEYFRQKKDALGRLSLSALQKCTAAIRVLAYGSAADAVDEYLSLGETTARACVEHFVEGVINLFGGEYLRRPTPADLQRLLYIGEQRGFPGMVGSIDCMHWEWKNCPTAWKGQYSRGSGKPTIVLEAVASYDLWIWHAFFGPPGTLNDINVLDRSPVFDDIIQGQAPQVTYSVNGREYHLAYYLTDGIYPKLATFIQSISMPQGPKAALFAQYQEAVRKDVERAFGVLQARFAIVKNPALFWDKDKIGRIMRACIILHNMIVEDEREGYMHFNVSEFHPGQDTGTSQVDLTYSTDIPSNIANMMGVRTRIRDRQMHQQLKADLVEHLWSKFGRDQDNN, from the coding sequence ATGAACAAGTCATTGTTCATGCGTATTGTTCATCGACTCTCCAATGAAGTTGAATACTTTCGACAAAAGAAAGATGCTCTCGGAAGGCTTAGTCTCTCTGCACTTCAAAAGTGTACAGCCGCCATTCGTGTTTTGGCCTATGGTTCTGCGGCTGATGCTGTTGACGAATACCTCAGCCTCGGTGAAACTACCGCTCGAGCATGTGTGGAACATTTTGTGGAAGGAGTAATAAATTTATTCGGCGGTGAGTATCTACGAAGACCAACACCGGCTGATCTTCAACGTCTACTTTATATTGGTGAGCAACGTGGATTTCCCGGAATGGTAGGgagcatcgattgtatgcattgggagtggaagaattgtcccaccgcttggaaagggcaATATTCACGTGGTTCAGGAAAACCCACAATCGTTTTAGAAGCGGTCGCTTCGtatgatctttggatatggcatgcgttttttggacctccaggtaccttaaatgatatcaatgttcttgatcgctcacctgtttttgatgatatCATTCAAGGTCAAGCTCCGCAAGTTACTTACTCTGTCAATGGAAGAGAGTATCATTTGGCTTACTATCTCACCGATGGTATTTATCCGAAATTGGCaacttttatccaatctattTCAATGCCACAAGGTCCGAAAGCGGCTTTATTTGCTCAATATCAAGAAGCTGTccgaaaagatgtcgagcgtGCTTTTGGAGTCTTGCAAGCTCGTTTTGCCATTGTTAAAAATCCAGCACTTTTTTGGGATAAAGACAAAATTGGGAggattatgagagcatgtatcatactccataacATGATAGTCGAAGACGAAAGAGAGGGATACATGCATTTTAACGTTTCAGAGTTCCACCCAGGACAAGACACCGGAACTTCACAGGTCGATCTCACGTATTCTACAGATATACCTTCAAATATCGCCAATATGATGGGTGTTCGAACTAGAATTCGTGATAGACAAATGCATCAACAGCTCAAAGCTGATTTGGTTGAACATTTGTGGAGTAAATTTGGACGTGATCAAGACAACAACTGA
- the LOC103854381 gene encoding LOW QUALITY PROTEIN: cytochrome P450 71B19-like (The sequence of the model RefSeq protein was modified relative to this genomic sequence to represent the inferred CDS: inserted 1 base in 1 codon; substituted 1 base at 1 genomic stop codon) translates to MAISLLXFCFVTFLTLIFLVKKIKQSKWNLPPTPPTFPVIGNLHQIGELPHRSLQSLAQRFGPVMLIHFGFVPLVVITSKEAAEEVLRTHDLDCCSRPKLVGTRLLSRDFKDVGFTPYGEEWKERRKFAVRELFXSENVQSFRHIREEECNLLVRKLSESAVDRTPVDLSKTLFWLTASILFRVALGQDFHESKFIDKEEIEELVFEAETALASFTCSDFFPVAGLGWLVDWFSGQHKRLNDVYLKLDTLFQLVIDDHMNPGRTKDHEDIIDAMLDVIHKQGKNDSLKLTVDHIKGFLANIFLAGIDTGAITMIWAMTELAKKPKLMKKVQDEIRDCLGNNKETITEEDVDKVPYLKLVIKETFRLHPAAPLILPRETMSHMKVQGYDILPKTRILVNTWAIGRDPKLWTEPEEFNPERFIDSHVDYRGQHYELLPFGSGRRMCPGMPMGIATVELGLLNLLYFFDWRVPDGMTHKDIDTEEAGTLTTVKKVPLKLVPVRAM, encoded by the exons atggcTATCTCTTTGCTCTGATTTTGCTTCGTTACTTTCCTTACATTAATCTTTCTCGTTAAAAAGATTAAACAATCAAAATGGAATCTACCTCCAACCCCTCCTACGTTTCCGGTCATCGGAAACCTACACCAAATCGGAGAACTGCCTCACAGGTCACTTCAAAGTCTAGCACAAAGATTCGGACCTGTGATGCTTATTCACTTCGGGTTTGTACCCTTGGTTGTAATCACATCAAAAGAAGCAGCTGAAGAAGTTCTCAGAACTCACGACCTAGACTGTTGCAGCAGGCCTAAGCTCGTGGGGACAAGGCTACTCTCGCGGGACTTTAAGGATGTCGGTTTCACGCCATACGGTGAAGAGTGGAAGGAGCGTCGCAAGTTCGCGGTACGTGAGCTTT TGTCTGAAAATGTTCAGTCGTTTAGGCATATAAGAGAGGAAGAATGTAACCTTCTTGTCAGAAAACTGTCGGAATCTGCGGTGGATCGAACTCCGGTTGATTTAAGCAAAACCCTTTTCTGGCTGACTGCGAGTATCCTCTTTAGAGTTGCCTTAGGACAGGACTTCCACGAGAGCAAGTTCATCGATAAAGAAGAGATCGAAGAGCTTGTGTTTGAAGCAGAGACTGCCCTAGCTAGTTTCACTTGCTCTGATTTTTTCCCTGTTGCTGGACTTGGATGGCTTGTTGACTGGTTCTCTGGACAACACAAGAGGCTCAACGATgtttacttgaagctagatacTCTGTTTCAGCTTGTGATTGATGACCATATGAATCCTGGAAGAACCAAAGATCATGAAGACATCATCGATGCAATGTTGGATGTTATTCATAAACAAGGCAAAAATGATTCCTTGAAGCTCACGGTAGATCATATCAAGGGCTTTCTCGCG aatatatttCTGGCAGGGATAGACACAGGGGCCATCACCATGATATGGGCAATGACTGAGCTCGCTAAAAAACCTAAACTGATGAAAAAAGTTCAAGACGAGATCCGAGACTGCCTTGGCAACAATAAGGAGACAATCACCGAAGAAGATGTCGACAAGGTTCCTTACTTGAAGCTGGTAATAAAAGAAACATTCAGGTTACATCCAGCAGCTCCTCTTATACTCCCTAGGGAAACAATGTCTCACATGAAAGTTCAAGGCTATGATATTCTCCCCAAGACAAGGATCTTGGTCAACACTTGGGCGATAGGAAGAGATCCCAAACTCTGGACGGAACCAGAAGAGTTTAACCCCGAGAGGTTTATTGATAGTCATGTGGATTATAGAGGACAACATTACGAGCTCTTACCATTTGGGTCTGGTCGAAGGATGTGCCCTGGGATGCCCATGGGGATTGCTACTGTTGAGTTGGGACTCTTGAACTTGCTTTACTTCTTTGATTGGAGAGTTCCTGATGGAATGACACATAAGGATATCGACACAGAAGAAGCTGGTACTCTTACTACCGTCAAGAAAGTACCTCTCAAACTTGTTCCAGTTCGAGCTATGTGA